The following coding sequences lie in one Haematobia irritans isolate KBUSLIRL chromosome 3, ASM5000362v1, whole genome shotgun sequence genomic window:
- the Lcch3 gene encoding ligand-gated chloride channel homolog 3: protein MLRTVGPTIACSLVIMLVLHTTPVRCKRREMIAGRLENVTQTITKILKGYDIRLRPNFGGEPLHVGMDLTIASFDAISEVNMDYTITMYLNQYWRDERLAFNAYGPYYDDDADDDGVNDVLTLSGDFAEKIWVPDTFFANDKNSFLHDVTERNKLVRLGGDGSVTYGMRFTTTLACMMDLHYYPLDSQNCTVEIESYGYTVSDVVMYWKPTPIRGVEDAQLPQFTIIGYETNDRKERLATGVYQRLSLSFKLQRNIGYFIFQTYLPSILIVMLSWVSFWINHEATSARVALGITTVLTMTTISTGVRSSLPRISYVKAIDIYLVMCFVFVFAALLEYAAVNYTYWGKRAKKKVKRGKDGDNKKTGKPDKSETCSTAEDIIELQDVRMSPIPSLRKGNYNSTINSLGAETLDLAKFPPSFRIARNYGTTSRSNLRYRGQRGNKPRVMHALKKGASAIKATIPKIKDVNIIDKYSRMIFPVSFMAFNLGYWLFYILE, encoded by the exons ATGCTAAGAACTGTTGGCCCAACAATAGCCTGCAGTTTAGTCATTATGCTGGTGCTTCATACAACCCCCGTCAGATGTAAACGAAGGGAGATGATAGCCGGTCGCCTTGAGAATGTTACACAGaccataacaaaaattttaaaaggctATGACATTCGATTAAGACCGAATTTTGGAG GAGAACCTTTACATGTGGGCATGGATTTGACGATAGCCAGTTTCGATGCCATATCGGAAGTTAATATG GATTACACCATTACAATGTATTTGAATCAGTACTGGCGTGATGAACGATTGGCATTCAATGCTTATGGTCCATATTATGATGACGATGCTGATGACGATGGTGTCAATGATGTCCTGACACTCTCTGGAGACTTTGCTGAAAAAATTTGGGTGCCGGATACGTTCTTTGCCAATGACAAAAACAG TTTTTTGCACGACGTCACCGAACGCAATAAGCTGGTGCGTCTTGGCGGAGATGGTTCTGTCACCTATGGCATGCGATTCACTACAACACTAGCCTGCATGATGGATTTGCATTATTATCCCCTGGATTCGCAGAACTGCACCGTAGAAATAGAAAGCT ATGGTTACACTGTTAGCGATGTTGTCATGTATTGGAAACCAACTCCCATACGGGGGGTTGAAGATGCCCAACTGCCACAATTCACTATTATCGGTTATGAGACGAATGATCGCAAAGAACGCCTTGCCACTGGTGTCTATCAACGTCTATCTCTATCCTTTAAATTGCAACGTAACATTGGTTACTTCATCTTCCAGACATACCTGCCAAGTATTTTGATTGTTATGCTCTCCTGGGTTTCATTTTGGATAAACCACGAGGCAACTAGTGCCCGTGTGGCATTAG GTATCACCACTGTTCTTACTATGACTACCATAAGTACGGGAGTACGCAGTTCCTTACCCAGGATATCATATGTGAAAGCCATTGATATTTATCTGGTCATGTGTTTTGTGTTCGTATTTGCTGCCCTCTTAGAATATGCAGCCGTCAATTACACTTATTGGGGTAAAAGAGCCAAAAAGAAAGTGAAACGAGGAAAGGATGGAGATAACAAGAAAACAG GGAAGCCTGATAAATCCGAAACATGTTCAACTGCCGAGGACATAATTGAATTGCAAGACGTACGCATGAGCCCCATACCGTCATTGCGAAAGGGCAACTATAACAGCACCATTAACTCTTTGGGAGCCGAAACACTGGATTTGGCTAAATTTCCACCGAGCTTTAGAATTGCCCGTAATTATGGCACAACAAGTCGATCAAATCTAAGATACCGGGGACAAAGAG GCAATAAACCCCGCGTAATGCATGCGCTAAAGAAAGGCGCTTCTGCCATTAAAGCCACCATACCCAAAATCAAAGATGTCAATATAATTGACAAATACTCACGCATGATATTCCCCGTCAGCTTTATGGCCTTCAATCTTGGCTATTGGTTGTTCTACATTCTGGAATGA